A stretch of Streptomyces vietnamensis DNA encodes these proteins:
- a CDS encoding NAD(P)H-dependent flavin oxidoreductase — translation MSDVTIGTRLTELVGVRHPVVQTGMGWVAGPRLVSATANAGALGILASATMTVDQLRSAVREVKSRTDAPFGVNLRADAGDAAERVRIIIDEGVKVASFALAPSRELIARLKDAGVVVIPSIGARRHAEKVAAWGADAVIVQGGEGGGHTGSVATTVLLPQVVDAVDIPVVAAGGFHDGRGLVAALAYGAAGIAMGTRFLLTSDSTVPDAVKARYLAAAVTDVTVTTKVDGLPHRMLRTELVDALERSGRASSLLRAVRHASAFRRESGMSWPQMVRDGLAMKHGKDLTWSQILLAANTPMLLKASMVEGRTDLGVMASGQVAGLIDDLPSCAELVDRLMAEAQAALRALPAVD, via the coding sequence ATGAGCGACGTCACGATCGGCACCCGGCTCACCGAACTCGTCGGGGTGCGCCACCCGGTCGTGCAGACCGGCATGGGGTGGGTGGCCGGTCCCCGCCTGGTCTCGGCCACCGCCAACGCCGGGGCGCTCGGGATCCTGGCCTCGGCGACGATGACCGTCGACCAGCTCCGCTCCGCGGTGCGCGAGGTCAAGTCCCGTACGGATGCGCCCTTCGGCGTGAACCTGCGCGCGGACGCCGGGGACGCCGCCGAGCGCGTGCGGATCATCATCGACGAGGGCGTGAAGGTCGCCTCCTTCGCGCTCGCGCCGTCCCGCGAGCTGATCGCGCGGCTCAAGGACGCGGGCGTCGTCGTGATCCCCTCCATCGGGGCCAGGCGGCACGCCGAGAAGGTCGCGGCCTGGGGCGCCGACGCGGTGATCGTGCAGGGCGGGGAGGGCGGCGGCCACACCGGCAGCGTCGCCACCACCGTCCTGCTGCCGCAGGTCGTGGACGCCGTGGACATCCCGGTCGTCGCGGCCGGCGGCTTCCACGACGGGCGCGGCCTGGTCGCGGCCCTCGCCTACGGCGCCGCCGGGATCGCCATGGGCACGCGCTTCCTGCTCACCTCCGACAGCACGGTCCCCGACGCGGTGAAGGCCCGCTACCTCGCCGCGGCGGTCACGGACGTCACCGTCACCACGAAGGTGGACGGACTGCCGCACCGGATGCTGCGTACGGAGCTGGTCGACGCCCTCGAACGCTCGGGCCGGGCCTCCTCGCTCCTTCGCGCGGTCCGGCACGCGTCGGCCTTCCGTCGCGAGTCCGGCATGAGCTGGCCGCAGATGGTCCGTGACGGCCTGGCGATGAAGCACGGCAAGGACCTGACGTGGAGCCAGATCCTGCTGGCGGCCAACACCCCGATGCTGCTCAAGGCGTCCATGGTCGAGGGCCGTACCGATCTGGGCGTGATGGCCTCCGGGCAGGTCGCCGGCCTGATCGACGACCTGCCGTCCTGCGCCGAGCTCGTCGACCGCCTGATGGCCGAGGCGCAGGCCGCGCTCCGCGCCCTGCCCGCCGTGGACTGA
- a CDS encoding CoA-transferase subunit beta, with amino-acid sequence MSGTLTNATRAEYCVVACAEAWRSAGEVLASPMGTVPMIGARLAKLTFSPDLLLTDGEALLIADVPAVGAAPGVVEGWLPYRQHLAMVATGRRHVMMGASQLDRYGNQNISCIGDWARPKRQLLGVRGAPVNTLNNPTSYWVPKHSTRVFVERVDMVSGVGYDRAAAAGPSATRYHRLPDVISDLGVFDFETPDRTMRLRSLHPGVTVEEVLAATGFALTVPDEVPYTREPTAEELRLIREEIDPKGLRDREVPS; translated from the coding sequence GTGAGCGGCACCCTGACGAACGCGACGCGGGCCGAGTACTGCGTCGTCGCCTGCGCCGAGGCCTGGCGGAGCGCGGGCGAGGTCCTGGCCAGCCCGATGGGCACCGTCCCGATGATCGGCGCCCGGCTCGCGAAGCTCACCTTCTCCCCCGACCTGCTGCTGACCGACGGGGAGGCGCTGCTCATCGCCGACGTGCCGGCGGTCGGCGCCGCGCCGGGGGTGGTGGAGGGCTGGCTGCCGTACCGGCAGCACCTGGCCATGGTCGCCACCGGGCGCCGGCACGTGATGATGGGCGCGAGCCAGCTCGACCGGTACGGCAACCAGAACATCAGCTGCATCGGCGACTGGGCGCGGCCGAAGCGCCAGCTCCTCGGCGTGCGCGGCGCGCCGGTCAACACCCTGAACAACCCGACCAGTTACTGGGTCCCCAAGCACTCGACGCGCGTCTTCGTCGAGCGGGTCGACATGGTCTCCGGCGTCGGCTACGACCGGGCGGCCGCGGCCGGCCCCTCCGCGACCCGCTACCACCGCCTCCCGGACGTCATCAGCGACCTCGGCGTCTTCGACTTCGAGACCCCGGACCGCACCATGCGGCTGCGTTCGCTGCACCCCGGCGTGACGGTCGAGGAGGTCCTGGCGGCGACCGGCTTCGCGCTGACCGTGCCCGACGAGGTGCCGTACACCCGTGAGCCCACCGCCGAGGAACTGCGGCTGATCCGCGAGGAGATCGACCCGAAGGGGCTGCGCGACCGGGAGGTCCCCTCATGA
- a CDS encoding CoA transferase subunit A, which translates to MTAEEVVGRLRSGMTIGIGGWGSRRKPMALVRALLRSDLTDLTVVSYGGPDVGLLAAAGKIRKLVAAFATLDSVPLEPHFGAARQRGDFELVELDEAMVMWGLTAAVHRLPFMPIRAGLASDVMTVNPSLRTVTSPYDDREELVAVPALHLDAALVHLNRADVHGNGQYLGPDPYFDDLFCEAADAAYVSCERIVETPELLKDAGPQSLLLKRAFVDGVVETPNGAHFTSCAPDYDRDEAFQRAYVKAARDPEAWREFTARFLSGDEDAYQAAVAAFQKEEA; encoded by the coding sequence ATGACCGCCGAGGAGGTCGTGGGCCGGCTCCGCAGCGGGATGACGATCGGCATCGGCGGCTGGGGCTCGCGGCGCAAGCCGATGGCCCTCGTACGGGCGCTGCTGCGCTCCGACCTCACCGACCTGACCGTGGTCTCGTACGGCGGCCCGGACGTCGGGCTGCTCGCCGCGGCCGGGAAGATACGCAAGCTGGTCGCGGCCTTCGCCACGCTCGACTCCGTCCCCCTGGAGCCGCACTTCGGCGCGGCCCGGCAGCGCGGTGACTTCGAGCTGGTGGAGCTGGACGAGGCCATGGTGATGTGGGGCCTGACCGCCGCCGTGCACCGGCTGCCCTTCATGCCGATCCGGGCAGGGCTCGCCTCGGACGTGATGACCGTCAACCCCTCGCTGCGGACGGTCACCTCCCCGTACGACGACCGCGAGGAGCTCGTCGCCGTCCCCGCCCTGCACCTGGACGCCGCGCTCGTCCACCTCAACCGTGCCGACGTGCACGGCAACGGCCAGTACCTGGGCCCCGACCCGTACTTCGACGACCTGTTCTGCGAGGCCGCCGACGCCGCGTACGTCTCCTGCGAGCGGATCGTGGAGACCCCGGAGCTGCTCAAGGACGCGGGACCGCAGTCGCTGCTGCTCAAGCGCGCGTTCGTCGACGGTGTCGTGGAGACCCCGAACGGCGCGCACTTCACCTCCTGCGCCCCGGACTACGACCGGGACGAGGCCTTCCAGCGCGCCTACGTCAAGGCGGCCCGGGACCCGGAGGCCTGGCGGGAGTTCACCGCCCGGTTCCTGTCCGGGGACGAGGACGCCTACCAGGCCGCGGTCGCGGCGTTCCAGAAGGAGGAAGCGTGA
- a CDS encoding enoyl-CoA hydratase family protein, whose protein sequence is MGVSTSAPDKGDKGIAVVTVDFPPVNALPVQGWYDLAAAVRAAGADPEVRCVVLTAEGRGFNAGVDIKEIQRTAGHDALLGANRGCYEAFAAVYDCEVPVVAAVHGFCLGGGIGLVGNADAIVASEDATFGLPELDRGALGAATHLARLVPQQLMRALYYTSRTVTAEELHRHGSVWRVVPRERLLDAALELAREIAAKDGQLIRLAKAAINGIDPVDVHRSYRFEQGFTFEANLSGVADRVRDTFGKNDTVDTGKEQQS, encoded by the coding sequence ATGGGTGTCTCCACCTCCGCCCCGGACAAGGGCGACAAGGGCATCGCCGTCGTCACCGTCGACTTCCCCCCGGTCAACGCCCTCCCCGTCCAGGGCTGGTACGACCTCGCCGCCGCGGTCCGCGCCGCAGGGGCCGATCCCGAGGTGCGCTGCGTCGTCCTCACCGCGGAGGGCCGCGGCTTCAACGCCGGCGTCGACATCAAGGAGATCCAGCGCACGGCCGGGCACGACGCCCTCCTGGGCGCCAACCGCGGCTGTTACGAGGCCTTCGCCGCCGTCTACGACTGCGAGGTGCCGGTGGTCGCCGCCGTGCACGGCTTCTGTCTCGGCGGCGGCATCGGCCTGGTCGGCAACGCCGACGCGATCGTCGCCTCCGAGGACGCGACCTTCGGCCTGCCCGAGCTGGACCGGGGCGCGCTCGGCGCGGCCACGCACCTGGCCCGGCTGGTCCCGCAGCAGCTGATGCGGGCGCTGTACTACACCTCGCGCACGGTCACCGCCGAGGAGCTGCACCGGCACGGCTCGGTCTGGCGGGTCGTCCCGCGCGAGCGGCTGCTCGACGCGGCGCTCGAACTCGCGCGGGAGATCGCCGCCAAGGACGGGCAGCTGATCCGGCTGGCCAAGGCCGCGATCAACGGCATCGACCCGGTGGACGTCCACCGCAGCTACCGCTTCGAGCAGGGCTTCACCTTCGAGGCCAACCTCAGCGGCGTGGCCGACCGGGTCCGCGACACCTTCGGCAAGAACGACACCGTGGACACCGGAAAGGAGCAGCAGTCGTGA
- a CDS encoding SDR family oxidoreductase: MPVTIDLSGSVAVVTGGTRGVGAGIARALLEAGAEVVTCARRAPEKPVEAAGRTARFLPVDLRDPAAVAGFFDRVRDDHGRLDVLVNNAGGTPFRMLDEGSAEQQARVLELNLVAPLTASLAAYEVMRHQPGGGTIIMIGSVSGTRPSPGSAAYGAAKAGLDNLARSMAVEWAPLVRVNTLVPGMVRTELSHLHYGDEDGIASVGRTVPLGRLAEPADIGDACVFLASDRAAYISGASLLVHGAGERPAFLDAATVNH, from the coding sequence TTGCCAGTCACCATCGATCTGTCGGGATCCGTCGCCGTCGTCACCGGCGGCACACGGGGCGTCGGCGCCGGAATCGCCCGCGCTCTGCTCGAAGCGGGCGCGGAGGTCGTGACCTGCGCGCGACGCGCCCCCGAGAAGCCCGTCGAGGCGGCCGGGCGCACGGCCCGCTTCCTCCCCGTCGACCTGCGCGACCCGGCCGCCGTCGCCGGCTTCTTCGACCGGGTGCGCGACGACCACGGAAGGCTGGACGTCCTGGTCAACAACGCGGGGGGAACCCCGTTCCGGATGCTCGACGAGGGGAGCGCCGAGCAACAGGCCCGCGTCCTCGAACTGAACCTCGTCGCCCCGCTGACCGCCTCCCTCGCCGCGTACGAGGTGATGCGCCATCAGCCCGGCGGCGGGACCATCATCATGATCGGCAGCGTCAGCGGCACCCGCCCCTCACCGGGCAGCGCGGCCTACGGAGCCGCCAAGGCGGGCCTGGACAACCTCGCCCGCTCCATGGCGGTGGAATGGGCACCGCTGGTACGGGTCAACACGCTCGTCCCCGGCATGGTGCGCACCGAACTCTCCCACCTGCACTACGGGGACGAGGACGGCATCGCCTCCGTCGGCCGCACCGTGCCCCTCGGCCGGCTCGCCGAGCCCGCCGACATCGGCGACGCCTGCGTCTTCCTCGCCTCCGACCGGGCCGCGTACATCAGCGGCGCCAGCCTGCTCGTCCACGGGGCCGGGGAACGCCCGGCCTTCCTGGACGCGGCGACGGTCAACCACTGA
- a CDS encoding SDR family oxidoreductase, which translates to MTGLCNGRVVVVTGAGRGLGRAHALAFAAEGAKVVVNDLGVGLDGTGGGAGPAQQVVDEIVASGGEAVAHGGDIATTDGAASLVTTALDAFGRLDTLVNNAGFLRDRMLVNLDEDDWDAVMRVHLKGHFLPLKHAAAYWRAEAKAGRTPDARVINTSSGAGLLGSVGQGNYAAAKAGIVGLTLVAAAEMSRYGVQVNAIAPAARTRMTEQTFAETMAAPGGDAFDAMAPENVSPLVVWLGSAASAGVTGRVFEAEAGRITVMEGWRPGPTADKGARWTPTEAGETTLKLLAASEPPHPVYGAH; encoded by the coding sequence ATGACCGGACTGTGCAACGGACGCGTCGTCGTCGTCACCGGGGCGGGCCGCGGGCTCGGCCGCGCGCACGCGCTCGCCTTCGCCGCCGAGGGCGCCAAGGTCGTCGTCAACGACCTCGGCGTCGGCCTCGACGGCACCGGAGGCGGGGCGGGGCCCGCCCAGCAGGTCGTCGACGAGATCGTCGCCTCGGGCGGCGAGGCGGTCGCCCACGGCGGCGACATCGCGACGACGGACGGCGCGGCCTCACTCGTCACCACGGCGCTCGACGCCTTCGGCCGCCTCGACACCCTCGTCAACAACGCCGGCTTCCTGCGCGACCGCATGCTCGTCAACCTCGACGAGGACGACTGGGACGCCGTCATGCGCGTCCACCTCAAGGGCCACTTCCTGCCGCTGAAGCACGCGGCGGCGTACTGGCGGGCGGAGGCCAAGGCGGGCCGTACGCCCGACGCCCGCGTGATCAACACTAGCTCGGGTGCCGGCCTCCTCGGCAGCGTCGGCCAGGGCAACTACGCGGCCGCCAAGGCCGGGATCGTCGGCCTCACCCTCGTGGCCGCGGCCGAGATGTCCCGCTACGGCGTCCAGGTCAACGCGATCGCGCCGGCGGCCCGGACGCGGATGACGGAGCAGACCTTCGCGGAGACGATGGCCGCGCCGGGGGGAGACGCCTTCGACGCCATGGCCCCGGAGAACGTCTCCCCCCTCGTCGTCTGGCTGGGCTCGGCGGCCTCGGCGGGGGTCACGGGGCGTGTCTTCGAGGCGGAGGCGGGCCGGATCACGGTGATGGAGGGCTGGCGCCCGGGCCCGACGGCGGACAAGGGGGCCCGCTGGACCCCGACGGAGGCGGGCGAAACGACCCTGAAGCTCCTGGCGGCCTCGGAACCCCCGCACCCGGTGTACGGGGCCCACTGA
- a CDS encoding 2-keto-4-pentenoate hydratase, whose product MLTDRQRQEAAELLRSAEQHVAPIAPLTEAFPGIDTEDAYEIQLLNIRHRLAAGAAVRGHKVGLSSPVMQRMMGVDEPDYGHLLHDMELHQDVPVRAARYCRPRVEVEVGFVLGDDLPGETCTPADVLAATERVVPALELIDSRIRDWRITIADTIADNASSAGYVIGEGRDPRELDLKAIDARLSSGGELLAEGRSDAVLGDPVLSVAWLARTVARFGVPLKKGHVVLPGSCTRAVDVAAGGTFTAEFAGLGSVSLSFI is encoded by the coding sequence ATGCTCACGGACCGCCAGAGACAAGAGGCGGCCGAGCTGCTCCGCTCCGCCGAACAGCACGTCGCACCGATCGCCCCGCTGACCGAGGCGTTCCCCGGCATCGACACCGAGGACGCGTACGAGATCCAGCTCCTCAACATCCGCCACCGCCTCGCGGCCGGCGCGGCGGTGCGCGGTCACAAGGTGGGCCTGTCGTCCCCGGTGATGCAGCGGATGATGGGCGTCGACGAACCGGACTACGGCCATCTGCTCCACGACATGGAGCTCCACCAGGACGTCCCGGTCCGTGCCGCCCGCTACTGCCGACCGCGCGTCGAGGTCGAGGTCGGTTTCGTCCTCGGCGACGACCTGCCGGGCGAGACCTGCACCCCGGCGGACGTCCTCGCCGCCACCGAACGCGTCGTGCCCGCCCTGGAGTTGATCGACAGCAGGATCCGCGACTGGCGGATCACCATCGCCGACACCATCGCGGACAACGCCTCCTCCGCCGGATACGTCATCGGCGAGGGCCGGGATCCCCGCGAGCTCGACCTCAAGGCGATCGACGCCCGGTTGAGCAGCGGTGGTGAGCTGCTCGCCGAGGGGCGCAGCGACGCCGTGCTCGGCGATCCGGTCCTCTCCGTCGCCTGGCTGGCCCGTACCGTCGCCCGCTTCGGCGTGCCCCTGAAGAAGGGGCACGTGGTGCTGCCCGGTTCCTGCACCCGGGCCGTCGACGTGGCGGCCGGGGGCACCTTCACCGCCGAGTTCGCCGGCCTTGGCTCCGTCTCCCTCTCGTTCATCTGA
- a CDS encoding acetaldehyde dehydrogenase (acetylating), whose product MTIKTKATAAIVGSGNIGTDLLYKLQRSAYVEPRWMIGVDPDSEGLARAARAGLEASHEGVDWLLAQDEKPDIVFEATSAYVHRANAPRYAELGIKAVDLTPAAVGPAVVPPANLREHLDQPNVNMITCGGQATIPMVYAVSRVVPVPYAEIVASVASVSAGPGTRANIDEFTRTTSRGIETIGGAERGKAIIILNPAEPPVIMRDTVFCAIPEDADRDAIALSVKEIAEQVASYVPGYRLRAEPQFDDPSPSSGGMARVAIFLEVEGAGDYLPPYAGNLDIMTAAATKVGEEFAKAILAVGA is encoded by the coding sequence ATGACCATCAAGACAAAGGCGACCGCCGCCATCGTCGGATCCGGCAACATCGGCACCGACCTGCTGTACAAGCTGCAGCGCTCCGCGTACGTCGAACCCCGCTGGATGATCGGCGTCGACCCCGACAGCGAGGGCCTCGCCCGCGCCGCCCGGGCCGGCCTGGAGGCCAGTCACGAAGGCGTCGACTGGCTGCTCGCCCAGGACGAGAAGCCCGACATCGTCTTCGAGGCCACCAGCGCCTACGTCCACCGGGCCAACGCCCCCCGCTACGCCGAACTCGGCATCAAGGCCGTCGACCTGACGCCGGCGGCCGTCGGCCCCGCCGTCGTACCGCCCGCCAACCTCCGCGAGCACCTGGACCAGCCGAACGTCAACATGATCACCTGCGGTGGACAGGCCACCATCCCCATGGTGTACGCGGTCTCCCGCGTCGTCCCCGTCCCGTACGCGGAGATCGTCGCCTCGGTGGCCTCCGTCTCGGCCGGCCCCGGAACCCGGGCGAACATCGACGAGTTCACCCGCACCACCTCGCGCGGCATCGAGACCATCGGCGGCGCCGAGCGCGGCAAGGCCATCATCATCCTCAACCCGGCCGAGCCGCCCGTCATCATGCGCGACACCGTCTTCTGCGCCATCCCCGAGGACGCCGACCGGGACGCCATCGCCCTCTCCGTCAAGGAGATCGCCGAGCAGGTCGCCTCGTACGTCCCCGGATACCGGCTGCGCGCCGAACCGCAGTTCGACGACCCCAGCCCTTCGAGCGGCGGGATGGCCCGCGTCGCGATCTTCCTGGAGGTGGAGGGCGCCGGCGACTACCTGCCGCCCTACGCCGGAAACCTCGACATCATGACCGCCGCCGCCACCAAGGTCGGCGAGGAGTTCGCCAAGGCGATCCTCGCCGTCGGCGCGTAA
- the dmpG gene encoding 4-hydroxy-2-oxovalerate aldolase, with translation MPYSDTLDIRITDSSLRDGSHAKRHQFTADDVRSIVAALDGAGVPVIEVTHGDGLGGSSFNYGFSRTPEQELIKVAVETARSARIAFLMLPGLGVKDDIRAAHGNGASICRIATHCTEADIADQHFGLAREMGLETVGFLMMAHSTTPEKLARQGRVMADAGCQCVYVVDSAGAMVMDDVTARVEALVAELGDDAQVGFHGHENLALGTGNSIAAVKAGALQIDGSTRRLGAGAGNTAVEALVAVCAKMGIRTGIDVLKIIDAAEDVVRPVMDDECRLDRLALLMGHAGVYSSFLKHAYRQAERYGVSGAEILLRAGERRLVGGQEDQLIDIAVELAAQN, from the coding sequence ATGCCCTACTCGGACACCCTCGACATCCGGATCACCGACTCCTCGCTGCGCGACGGCTCCCACGCCAAGCGCCACCAGTTCACCGCCGACGACGTACGGTCGATCGTCGCCGCCCTCGACGGCGCCGGCGTCCCGGTGATCGAGGTGACGCACGGCGACGGACTCGGCGGATCCTCGTTCAACTACGGGTTCTCCAGGACCCCCGAGCAAGAGCTGATCAAGGTCGCCGTCGAGACCGCGCGCTCGGCGAGGATCGCCTTCCTCATGCTCCCCGGACTCGGCGTCAAGGACGACATCCGGGCCGCCCACGGCAACGGCGCGAGCATCTGCCGCATCGCCACCCACTGCACCGAGGCCGACATCGCCGACCAGCACTTCGGACTCGCCCGCGAGATGGGCCTGGAGACCGTCGGCTTCCTGATGATGGCCCACTCCACGACCCCCGAGAAGCTGGCGCGCCAGGGCCGCGTCATGGCCGATGCGGGCTGCCAGTGCGTGTACGTCGTCGACTCGGCCGGCGCCATGGTCATGGACGACGTCACCGCCCGCGTCGAGGCCCTCGTCGCCGAGCTCGGCGACGACGCCCAGGTCGGCTTCCACGGCCACGAGAACCTGGCCCTCGGCACCGGCAACTCCATCGCCGCCGTCAAGGCCGGAGCCCTCCAGATCGACGGCTCCACCCGCCGGCTCGGCGCCGGAGCGGGCAACACCGCCGTCGAGGCCCTCGTCGCGGTCTGCGCCAAGATGGGCATCCGCACCGGCATCGACGTACTGAAGATCATCGACGCGGCCGAGGACGTCGTCCGCCCCGTCATGGACGACGAGTGCCGGCTCGACCGGCTCGCCCTCCTCATGGGCCACGCCGGCGTCTACTCCAGCTTCCTCAAGCACGCCTACCGGCAGGCCGAGCGCTACGGCGTCTCCGGCGCCGAGATCCTCCTGCGCGCGGGCGAACGCCGCCTGGTCGGCGGCCAGGAGGACCAGCTCATCGACATCGCCGTCGAACTCGCCGCGCAGAACTGA
- a CDS encoding Rieske 2Fe-2S domain-containing protein, whose translation MTALNDEVRVIDAGRPPTRFARGWHCLGLADAFKDGKPHEIEAFGTKLVVFQGQDDGQLHVLNAYCPHMGGNLAQGTVKGDAVACPFHDWRWSGDGRCAGIPYARRVPPRARTRAWISLERNKQLFVWNDPEGNPPPPEVTVPEIAGIHGPEADQWSDWTWKTLRVEGANCREIVDNVVDMAHFYYVHYAFPEYFKNVFDGHVATQYMESSPRGDMELGTLSSGRLRSDASYFGPSYMIDHLYSDVGGGAEMEIVLINCHYPIDENSFLLQYGAIVKRLPGMTDEQAAEAARLTAEGATVGFEQDVEIWQNKTRIDNPLLTEEDGPVYQLRRWYEQFYVDVADVKDEMTRRFEFEIDTQRANAAWRAEVEENLARRAAETETGA comes from the coding sequence ATGACTGCTCTCAACGACGAGGTCCGGGTCATCGACGCGGGCAGGCCGCCGACGCGGTTCGCCCGGGGCTGGCACTGCCTTGGCCTCGCCGACGCCTTCAAGGACGGAAAGCCGCACGAGATCGAGGCCTTCGGCACCAAGCTGGTGGTTTTCCAGGGCCAGGACGACGGACAGCTGCACGTCCTCAACGCCTACTGTCCCCACATGGGCGGCAACCTCGCCCAGGGCACCGTCAAGGGCGACGCCGTCGCCTGTCCCTTCCACGACTGGCGCTGGTCGGGCGACGGCCGCTGCGCCGGCATCCCGTACGCCCGCCGCGTCCCGCCCCGCGCCAGGACCCGCGCCTGGATCTCGCTGGAGCGCAACAAGCAGCTCTTCGTCTGGAACGACCCCGAGGGCAACCCCCCGCCCCCCGAGGTGACCGTCCCCGAGATCGCGGGCATCCACGGCCCGGAAGCCGACCAGTGGAGCGACTGGACCTGGAAGACCCTCCGGGTCGAGGGCGCCAACTGCCGCGAGATCGTCGACAACGTCGTGGACATGGCGCACTTCTACTACGTCCACTACGCGTTCCCCGAGTACTTCAAGAACGTCTTCGACGGCCACGTCGCCACCCAGTACATGGAGAGCAGCCCCCGCGGGGACATGGAACTGGGCACCCTCAGCTCCGGCCGCCTGCGCTCCGACGCCTCCTACTTCGGCCCCTCCTACATGATCGACCACCTCTACAGCGACGTCGGCGGCGGCGCGGAGATGGAGATCGTCCTCATCAACTGCCACTACCCGATCGACGAGAACAGCTTCCTGCTCCAGTACGGGGCGATCGTGAAGCGGCTGCCCGGGATGACGGACGAGCAGGCCGCCGAGGCCGCACGGCTCACCGCCGAGGGAGCCACCGTCGGCTTCGAGCAGGACGTGGAGATCTGGCAGAACAAGACCCGGATCGACAACCCCCTGCTCACCGAGGAGGACGGCCCCGTCTACCAACTGCGGCGTTGGTACGAGCAGTTCTACGTCGACGTCGCCGACGTCAAGGACGAGATGACCCGCCGCTTCGAGTTCGAGATCGACACGCAGCGCGCCAACGCGGCATGGCGCGCCGAGGTCGAGGAGAACCTGGCGCGCCGCGCGGCGGAGACGGAAACCGGAGCCTGA
- a CDS encoding ferredoxin--NADP reductase — MPEPTTSPRTHRLRVVEVIAETADAHSLVLQAPPESADRFTYRPGQFLTLKLPGADGHPAARCYSLASSPHTGEPMKITVKRVAGGYGSNWVCDRLAAGDELEVLPPAGTFTPDSLDGDLLLVAGGSGITPVLSIAKSALAGGRGRVVLLYANRDESSVIFRDELRELTEDHPDRLLVIHWLESLQGLPAAELLAAALAPYADREAFVCGPQPLMDAVEQALRPLGTPGDRIHRERFFSLSADVFDAPTVPHSTETEGAGTAEVELDGETHTVAWPAATPLLDVLLAAGVDAPYSCREGACSACTCRVVTGEVKMLRNDVLDDQDVAEGYVLACQALPLTDRVEITYS, encoded by the coding sequence ATGCCTGAGCCCACGACCAGCCCTCGCACCCACCGGTTGCGCGTCGTCGAGGTCATCGCAGAGACGGCCGACGCGCACTCCCTGGTGCTCCAGGCACCACCGGAGAGCGCGGACCGCTTCACGTACCGCCCCGGGCAGTTCCTCACCCTGAAGCTGCCCGGCGCGGATGGTCACCCCGCGGCCCGCTGCTACTCCCTCGCCAGCTCGCCCCACACCGGCGAGCCGATGAAGATCACCGTCAAGCGGGTCGCCGGCGGGTACGGCTCCAACTGGGTCTGCGACCGGCTCGCGGCAGGCGACGAGCTGGAAGTGCTGCCCCCGGCCGGCACCTTCACCCCCGACTCCCTCGACGGCGACCTGCTGCTCGTCGCCGGAGGGAGCGGCATCACCCCCGTCCTGTCGATCGCCAAATCGGCGCTGGCCGGAGGCCGGGGCCGGGTGGTGCTGCTGTACGCCAACCGCGACGAGTCCTCGGTCATCTTCCGCGACGAGCTGCGGGAGCTGACCGAGGACCACCCGGACCGGCTCCTCGTGATCCACTGGCTGGAGTCGCTCCAGGGCCTGCCCGCCGCGGAACTGCTGGCCGCCGCGCTCGCGCCGTACGCCGACCGCGAGGCCTTCGTCTGCGGCCCGCAGCCGCTCATGGACGCCGTCGAGCAGGCCCTGCGCCCGCTCGGCACGCCCGGCGACCGCATCCACCGGGAACGCTTCTTCTCGTTGAGCGCGGACGTCTTCGACGCCCCCACGGTGCCACACAGCACGGAGACCGAGGGCGCCGGCACGGCCGAGGTCGAGCTCGACGGCGAGACCCACACCGTCGCCTGGCCGGCGGCGACCCCCCTGCTCGACGTCCTCCTGGCCGCGGGCGTGGACGCCCCGTACTCCTGCCGGGAGGGCGCCTGCAGCGCCTGCACCTGCCGGGTCGTGACGGGCGAGGTCAAGATGCTCCGCAACGACGTCCTGGACGACCAGGACGTCGCCGAGGGATACGTCCTGGCCTGCCAGGCCCTCCCGCTCACCGACCGGGTCGAGATCACCTATTCCTGA